A window of the Miscanthus floridulus cultivar M001 chromosome 14, ASM1932011v1, whole genome shotgun sequence genome harbors these coding sequences:
- the LOC136502785 gene encoding WEB family protein At5g55860-like, which produces MKANMGTKARPPSADAEKGEIGEIDTRAPFESVKAAVSLFGEVRFSSDKSAARKPKAPQAERVLAKETELHLAQKELNKYKEQLSNAETTRVQALSELEKAKKTVEELTTKLDVINKSKQLAIQATEDAKTRTKQLEGGSTNEGLGTDGPLKQELESAREQYAVALADLDAAKQELRKLKKDFETSLDMRLSAAQHEEESLHTTEANKEKANQLRSEIAEIQESLMHVKAATVQAHEEEAQILDEKDVARTTYKQALEETQKKLSSLRNDFDPAAYDSLKEKLEQTNSEIASMQKKIEDARARDLESVAVVSTELDDAKEMLQKVAEEESSLRSLVESLKVELEAVKQDHNQLKEKDTETEYIVGDLHVKLQKCKSELEAAVAAESKATSASDDLMLALQQLSSESKNALQEAEMMQKSAAELREEAEKARVELAEAEQKLQLALKEAEEAKAAEARALDQIKQLSDRASAARASTSESGANITISKEEFESLSRKVEESEKLSEMKVAAAMAQVEAIRASENEAIKKLEAARKEMEDMELATEEALKRAEMAEAAKKAVEGELKRWREKEQKKTAEAQPLAGAEELGSASPPVTQTSAGKASEKNDGHQRNNRTLLRRSFMLPNITSMFHKKKSHPGSSSPSYLPGEKSV; this is translated from the exons ATGAAGGCAAATATGGGCACAAAAGCTCGTCCACCATCTGCTGATGCAGAAAAAGGAGAGATTGGCGAAATAGATACAAGGGCTCCTTTTGAATCTGTTAAAGCTGCAGTGAGTTTATTTGGTGAAGTCCGGTTTTCATCTGACAAATCAGCTGCAAGAAAGCCCAAGGCTCCTCAAGCAGAG AGGGTTTTAGCCAAGGAGACAGAGCTGCACTTGGCCCAGAAAGAGTTGAATAAATACAAGGAACAACTGAGTAATGCCGAGACAACGAGAGTACAGGCTCTTTCTGAGCTAGAGAAAGCTAAAAAAACTGTTGAGGAGCTAACGACCAAGCTGGATGTGATTAACAAGTCCAAACAGTTGGCCATTCAGGCAACAGAGGATGCAAAGACTCGAACCAAGCAGCTTGAAGGTGGCAGCACAAATGAAGGTCTAGGAACAGATGGTCCTCTGAAGCAGGAACTGGAAAGTGCAAGGGAGCAGTATGCTGTCGCTTTGGCAGACCTTGATGCAGCAAAACAGGAGCTTAGAAAGCTCAAGAAGGATTTTGAAACATCTTTGGATATGAGGTTGTCTGCTGCCCAGCATGAAGAGGAATCACTGCATACAACTGAAGCCAACAAAGAAAAAGCTAACCAACTTCGTAGTGAGATCGCCGAAATTCAAGAATCGCTTATGCATGTTAAGGCAGCTACGGTGCAAGCACACGAAGAAGAGGCACAAATCCTTGATGAGAAGGATGTTGCTAGGACCACGTATAAACAAGCTTTGGAAGAAACACAGAAGAAATTGTCGTCTTTGAGGAATGATTTTGACCCTGCTGCTTATGATAGTCTGAAAGAAAAACTAGAACAAACCAATTCTGAGATTGCATCTATGCAAAAAAAGATAGAAGATGCTCGGGCTCGGGATTTAGAGTCTGTTGCTGTTGTCAGCACAGAGCTGGATGATGCTAAGGAAATGTTGCAAAAAGTAGCAGAGGAGGAAAGTTCTCTTCGAAGTTTGGTGGAGTCACTGAAAGTGGAATTGGAAGCTGTAAAACAGGACCACAATCAGCTCAAAGAGAAGGATACAGAAACTGAATATATTGTGGGAGATTTACATGTCAAGCTTCAGAAATGTAAATCTGAGCTGGAGGCTGCTGTGGCTGCTGAATCAAAAGCTACGTCAGCTTCTGATGACCTGATGCTGGCCCTTCAGCAACTGTCCTCGGAGTCAAAGAATGCCCTGCAAGAAGCTGAGATGATGCAGAAGAGTGCAGCAGAGCTAAGAGAGGAAGCCGAAAAAGCTCGGGTTGAACTAGCAGAAGCCGAACAAAAGTTGCAATTGGCATTAAAGGAAGCAGAAGAGGCTAAAGCAGCTGAAGCAAGGGCCCTTGATCAGATCAAGCAACTCTCTGACAGAGCAAGTGCTGCTAGAGCCTCAACTTCAGAGTCTGGAGCAAATATCACAATTTCAAAAGAGGAGTTTGAATCTCTAAGCCGAAAGGTTGAGGAGTCAGAGAAGTTGAGTGAGATGAAAGTTGCTGCTGctatggctcaagtggaagccatCAGAGCCAGTGAGAATGAGGCAATCAAGAAACTAGAAGCTGCCCGCAAGGAAATGGAGGACATGGAATTGGCAACAGAAGAGGCCCTAAAGAGGGCAGAGATGGCTGAGGCAGCCAAAAAGGCTGTAGAAGGTGAGCTTAAGAGATGGCGTGAGAAGGAGCAGAAGAAAACTGCAGAGGCGCAGCCTTTGGCAGGGGCAGAAGAACTTGGAAGTGCATCTCCCCCTGTAACTCAGACTTCTGCTGGAAAAGCTTCTGAGAAGAACGACGGGCATCAAAGGAACAACAGaacgctactgaggaggagcttcATGCTGCCAAACATCACGAGCATGTTCCATAAGAAGAAAAGCCATCCTGGCAGCAGTTCTCCCTCGTACCTTCCTGGGGAAAAATCTGTGTAA